One Oryza glaberrima chromosome 10, OglaRS2, whole genome shotgun sequence DNA segment encodes these proteins:
- the LOC127753160 gene encoding uncharacterized protein LOC127753160 isoform X4, translating into MTWRRPRMDGVATTEGGGGNGRGPRWRWPMADPAEGEKSFVMEQHLFLLRLDLQKELLGELFHCCRPLLFQLCRQPHLQELQLKQHIGQRRHHSPLLTALQDTKAPSLRFCK; encoded by the exons ATGACGTGGCGGCGACCACGGATGGATGGCGTGGCAACGaccgagggcggcggtggcaacggcCGAGGGCCGCGGTGGCGATGGCCAATGGCGGATCCGGCGGAAGGCGAGAAAAGTTTTGTGAT GGAGCAACATCTGTTCCTCCTACGATTGGATCTTCAAAAAGAATTGTTAGGAGA GCTATTTCATTGCTGCCGCCCACTACTCTTCCAGCTCTGCCGACAACCACACCTACAAGAGCTACAGCTGAAGCAACACATAGGGCAGAGGAGGCATCACAG TCCGCTCTTGACAGCTCTGCAGGACACCAAGGCCCCCAGCCTCAGGTTCTGTAAATGA
- the LOC127753160 gene encoding uncharacterized protein LOC127753160 isoform X3, translated as MTWRRPRMDGVATTEGGGGNGRGPRWRWPMADPAEGEKSFVMEQHLFLLRLDLQKELLGELFHCCRPLLFQLCRQPHLQELQLKQHIGQRRHHRFVFPSYLCSPLLTALQDTKAPSLRFCK; from the exons ATGACGTGGCGGCGACCACGGATGGATGGCGTGGCAACGaccgagggcggcggtggcaacggcCGAGGGCCGCGGTGGCGATGGCCAATGGCGGATCCGGCGGAAGGCGAGAAAAGTTTTGTGAT GGAGCAACATCTGTTCCTCCTACGATTGGATCTTCAAAAAGAATTGTTAGGAGA GCTATTTCATTGCTGCCGCCCACTACTCTTCCAGCTCTGCCGACAACCACACCTACAAGAGCTACAGCTGAAGCAACACATAGGGCAGAGGAGGCATCACAG ATTTGTCTTCCCCTCATATCTCTGCAGTCCGCTCTTGACAGCTCTGCAGGACACCAAGGCCCCCAGCCTCAGGTTCTGTAAATGA
- the LOC127753160 gene encoding uncharacterized protein LOC127753160 isoform X5, whose amino-acid sequence MTWRRPRMDGVATTEGGGGNGRGPRWRWPMADPAEGEKSFVMEQHLFLLRLDLQKELLGELFHCCRPLLFQLCRQPHLQELQLKQHIGQRRHHSSAGHQGPQPQVL is encoded by the exons ATGACGTGGCGGCGACCACGGATGGATGGCGTGGCAACGaccgagggcggcggtggcaacggcCGAGGGCCGCGGTGGCGATGGCCAATGGCGGATCCGGCGGAAGGCGAGAAAAGTTTTGTGAT GGAGCAACATCTGTTCCTCCTACGATTGGATCTTCAAAAAGAATTGTTAGGAGA GCTATTTCATTGCTGCCGCCCACTACTCTTCCAGCTCTGCCGACAACCACACCTACAAGAGCTACAGCTGAAGCAACACATAGGGCAGAGGAGGCATCACAG CTCTGCAGGACACCAAGGCCCCCAGCCTCAGGTTCTGTAA
- the LOC127753160 gene encoding uncharacterized protein LOC127753160 isoform X1, which yields MVAEAAFPPLPPSLPHRSGWREGGPRPQRRRRRPQRRRRVFSTLRLATPRAAVAPSAIYLLPPAAVVAAVVASAVAAAVALAAAADGWCRRRPRMDDVAATTDGWRGNDRGRRWQRPRAAVAMANGGSGGRREKFCDGATSVPPTIGSSKRIVRRAISLLPPTTLPALPTTTPTRATAEATHRAEEASQVNSFFILGLQICLPLISLQSALDSSAGHQGPQPQVL from the exons atggtggcggaggcggctttccctcctctccctccctccctccctcacagATCTggctggagggagggagggccgcggccccagcggcggcggcgtcggccccagcgacggcggcgtgtcttCTCCACTCTCCGACTCGCCACTCCCAGGGCAGCGGTGGCTCCCTCCGCCATCTATCTTctccctccggcggcggtggtggcggcggtggtggcgtcggcggtggcggcggcggtggcgttggcggcggctgcggatggatggtgtcggcggcggccacggatGGATGACGTGGCGGCGACCACGGATGGATGGCGTGGCAACGaccgagggcggcggtggcaacggcCGAGGGCCGCGGTGGCGATGGCCAATGGCGGATCCGGCGGAAGGCGAGAAAAGTTTTGTGAT GGAGCAACATCTGTTCCTCCTACGATTGGATCTTCAAAAAGAATTGTTAGGAGA GCTATTTCATTGCTGCCGCCCACTACTCTTCCAGCTCTGCCGACAACCACACCTACAAGAGCTACAGCTGAAGCAACACATAGGGCAGAGGAGGCATCACAG GTAAATTCTTTTTTCATCCTAGGTTTACAGATTTGTCTTCCCCTCATATCTCTGCAGTCCGCTCTTGACAGCTCTGCAGGACACCAAGGCCCCCAGCCTCAGGTTCTGTAA
- the LOC127753160 gene encoding uncharacterized protein LOC127753160 isoform X2 — translation MVAEAAFPPLPPSLPHRSGWREGGPRPQRRRRRPQRRRRVFSTLRLATPRAAVAPSAIYLLPPAAVVAAVVASAVAAAVALAAAADGWCRRRPRMDDVAATTDGWRGNDRGRRWQRPRAAVAMANGGSGGRREKFCDGATSVPPTIGSSKRIVRRAISLLPPTTLPALPTTTPTRATAEATHRAEEASQVYRFVFPSYLCSPLLTALQDTKAPSLRFCK, via the exons atggtggcggaggcggctttccctcctctccctccctccctccctcacagATCTggctggagggagggagggccgcggccccagcggcggcggcgtcggccccagcgacggcggcgtgtcttCTCCACTCTCCGACTCGCCACTCCCAGGGCAGCGGTGGCTCCCTCCGCCATCTATCTTctccctccggcggcggtggtggcggcggtggtggcgtcggcggtggcggcggcggtggcgttggcggcggctgcggatggatggtgtcggcggcggccacggatGGATGACGTGGCGGCGACCACGGATGGATGGCGTGGCAACGaccgagggcggcggtggcaacggcCGAGGGCCGCGGTGGCGATGGCCAATGGCGGATCCGGCGGAAGGCGAGAAAAGTTTTGTGAT GGAGCAACATCTGTTCCTCCTACGATTGGATCTTCAAAAAGAATTGTTAGGAGA GCTATTTCATTGCTGCCGCCCACTACTCTTCCAGCTCTGCCGACAACCACACCTACAAGAGCTACAGCTGAAGCAACACATAGGGCAGAGGAGGCATCACAG GTTTACAGATTTGTCTTCCCCTCATATCTCTGCAGTCCGCTCTTGACAGCTCTGCAGGACACCAAGGCCCCCAGCCTCAGGTTCTGTAAATGA